A DNA window from Pseudomonadota bacterium contains the following coding sequences:
- a CDS encoding PaeR7I family type II restriction endonuclease: protein MNQTELLKNLHTRTQEAVAHYWQTRTAQRRKQEEAGKADQGLRSAVTGGAHMDAFINLFTQLITEAGIPPVYIFRKKAVELPGFFRPTKEWDLLVVRDRTLVVAIEAKSQVGPSFGNNFNNRTEEAMGSALDLWTAFRERAYLDSPQPFLGYFFMLEDCEASNRPVSVQQPHFKVFPEFIGASYMRRYELFCRKLVLERHYTASAFITSSLREGIDGNYDTPSNDLTVERFAKTLIAHVSASV from the coding sequence ATGAATCAAACTGAACTTCTTAAGAATTTACACACCCGTACCCAGGAAGCCGTAGCTCACTATTGGCAGACACGAACTGCGCAACGCAGGAAGCAAGAAGAGGCCGGCAAGGCCGATCAAGGTCTTCGGAGCGCTGTGACAGGCGGTGCCCACATGGATGCCTTTATCAACCTTTTTACACAACTCATTACCGAGGCAGGCATCCCACCCGTATATATATTTCGAAAAAAGGCCGTTGAGCTTCCAGGTTTTTTTCGGCCCACAAAAGAATGGGATCTTCTCGTAGTCCGCGATCGGACACTGGTCGTCGCCATCGAAGCTAAATCTCAGGTCGGACCATCGTTCGGCAACAATTTCAACAACCGGACAGAGGAAGCGATGGGCAGTGCCCTTGACCTTTGGACCGCATTCAGAGAACGCGCCTACCTCGACAGCCCGCAGCCGTTTCTTGGATACTTCTTCATGCTGGAGGATTGCGAGGCATCGAACCGTCCTGTGAGCGTCCAGCAACCTCATTTCAAAGTATTCCCTGAGTTCATCGGCGCTTCGTATATGCGTCGGTACGAGTTGTTTTGTCGCAAGCTGGTTCTGGAGCGACACTACACAGCTTCTGCCTTCATCACCTCCTCGCTCCGTGAAGGCATTGACGGCAATTACGACACCCCTTCCAACGATCTTACAGTTGAACGTTTTGCAAAAACTCTTATTGCCCATGTATCGGCCTCCGTCTGA
- a CDS encoding SHOCT domain-containing protein — protein sequence MVEFILIIVLATTIWLTYDASTNKIPATKQPYSINNGALAWCLSALLLWIVTFPYYLVRRSQVLRERRGNGNSETFSAQDIESQLSALARLKEQKLISESDYEQKKKQLLGI from the coding sequence ATGGTAGAGTTTATCCTTATCATCGTTTTGGCCACCACAATTTGGTTAACTTATGATGCCAGTACCAACAAGATACCCGCCACAAAGCAGCCATATTCCATAAATAATGGCGCTCTAGCATGGTGTTTGTCGGCACTTCTGCTTTGGATTGTCACGTTTCCATATTACTTGGTACGCCGTTCCCAAGTTCTGCGGGAACGGCGCGGCAATGGCAATTCTGAAACATTTTCGGCGCAAGATATTGAAAGCCAGTTGAGCGCACTTGCGAGATTGAAAGAGCAAAAATTAATTTCTGAGTCTGACTATGAGCAAAAGAAGAAGCAGTTGCTTGGGATATGA